A genomic window from Triticum urartu cultivar G1812 chromosome 7, Tu2.1, whole genome shotgun sequence includes:
- the LOC125521008 gene encoding AUGMIN subunit 2-like — translation MAAAQKPAKRLGGMAEALAIAGDLGFPAPPAQEDQNTDKSDDLVRVLRELTVVQRNIANLQVELQGRKDDKNIAHLTHVSEMEKKCESLARITAILKDVIQNKDRIIARLQQPYSLDCIPVEAEYQKQFSELLLKAASDYGALTASVGDFQWSQNFRESPAVWGEMLRPIPAALASCTRFFEAMSAMRESFSTLQTLRVGPSLSMTPGGSSDDSKFLTPPQWREGSMLNSWNQVDDVNPESDGLDSVNQRRLSWPSSINRDL, via the exons atggcggcggcgcagaagccggcgaagCGGCTCGGTGGCATGGCGGAGGCGCTCGCCATCGCCGGGGACCTCGGCTTCCCGGCCCCTCCCGCGCAG GAAGATCAGAACACCGACAAAAGTGATGACCTGGTGAGGGTATTAAGGGAGCTGACGGTCGTGCAGCGGAACATTGCCAATTTGCAAGTCGAGCTACAAGGCAGAAAG GATGATAAAAACATTGCTCATTTGACTCATGTTAGTGAAATGGAAAAGAAGTGTGAATCGTTGGCCAGAATTACTGCTATTTTGAAAGATGTTATTCAAAACAAG GACCGCATTATTGCCCGTCTGCAGCAACCTTATTCGCTTGATTGCATTCCTGTTGAAGCTGAATACCAG AAACAATTCTCGGAGCTGCTTCTGAAAGCGGCAAGTGACTATGGGGCATTGACAGCATCAGTTGGAGATTTCCAgtggagtcaaaacttcagagagTCGCCTGCTGTATGGGGT GAAATGCTACGACCGATACCTGCTGCGCTTGCATCCTGCACCCGGTTCTTCGAGGCCATGTCTGCGATGAGGGAATCCTTTTCTACTCTTCAAACACTACGTGTTGGTCCTTCTCTGTCAATGACCCCAGGTGGCTCCAGTGATGATTCAAAGTTCTTGACGCCACCTCAGTGGAGAGAGGGCTCGATGCTCAATAGCTGGAACCAAGTGGACGACGTAAACCCTGAAAGTGATGGACTCGACAGTGTCAACCAGAGGAGGCTATCATGGCCATCCTCTATTAACAGGGACCTGTAG